In the Diospyros lotus cultivar Yz01 chromosome 13, ASM1463336v1, whole genome shotgun sequence genome, AAATTATTGTTAGCTTTTTCAACCATAGACCCCCTTTTGCTACACTTATTTGATGCTAAGCCCTGTTTACTGCCACCGGAGTTCATATTACCTGAGCTGACCTGAGCAATGACTGTCCTGCTGAGTGCTGGAGAATCTTTATTGGACTCATTTCCCACATTTGTCAAAGCACATTGGCATCTTTCGCAAAATAATAGACTGCTGCTAAGATCTGAGTTACCTGCAGTTTCTTTATTGGAACCAACAGAAGTTGAATCCTTCTTTAAATTCTTCTTAAGAACTGGTTTGTTCCTGAGGACTGATTTGACTGAATTTGGAGGCTTTCTAGTTGATTTGATTCCCTTATTGCTCTTGAATGCAGTAGATGGAGAAGGTATAGTCTGCGGCTTACTTTCCAACTTTGACTTTGGTGCTGACACTTTGTTCCCTATTTCAATTGGGGCAGAAATTTTATGAGACTCTATTGTACCCTCAGTATGATGAGACAAAAGGGAAGAAAGCCCTGCATGTTTTTCCTCCTGCAACAGCTCCAACCCTAGGATTTGGCTCTGAACTTCTTTTGACACAGGAATCTCATTTTTTATCACTGTATGCCTTGTGCCTTTTTCTATAGTTGTCAAAGCAAACTGAGGAGAAGAATGGGTACTTCGGGATGTTTTTATCTTTGGCTGTAATATGCTATCACCACTATTATGacaagaaagagaaggagatgCCGCATGCTTTTCCTCCTGCACTGATTCTTTCTTTGATGTTTGACACCAATCTTCTGTGGTTACAGGCATAATTTGGTTTTGCACTGGTGCACATGTTGTTCCCTTTTCTGTTGTTGCCAATGAAAATGAATGAGCACTGTGGCTGGATGACTTCATCCCAGACGAGGACAGATACTTGGGTAAATTTGCGGAGGAAGTTGGCATGCCTTCTTCCACCACCTGAGGTGTTTCAAGCCCTACTGCATTAACTTTGTTTAGTGAGCCACTAGATTCACCAGTCTCAACTACATGAGACCTGTAAAAAGTCTCAATGTTACTAGCTTCGGAGATCCTAGGAGAACTTCCTGACTTCAATGATCGTTTCATGGTGGCCATTTCAGATGCCTGAGAAATACATAGCCCCCTTAGTGCCTCTTTCAATGACACTGGCTCTGAGAATCTGAATCCTGGAGAGTGAGGTACACCAACCCGAATTGGTTTCTTTAATGTTTTTCTCCTATAGGACTCCATCCCTGCTTGTTCTGAAAGGTGCAAACTCTTGGGTGATTGTTTTAGATGAATTGCCTCAAAAAGCTTATTGATATCATCTTCTAGAGAATTATTAGATCCTGGTTTCAGGAGAGGAGACTTCTGACTTTTCTTGTGATAAACTTCTTGATGAATAAGTTTAGAACTTCGAGCTGAACCTGGCTCATCCTCTATTTCAATTATTTCGGAAGCACCAGAAAAAGAACCCATGTCTTGGGGAATTGGAACTATTCCAGGTGGAATCTAAAAGGATAGATTCATTCATATAGGTTAAAAACATCCTATCAAGTTTTTGTATTTCTTAGGAAGCATTTTTGATGTATCAGGCCGTACACATGAACAACAGCACGTGCAATACCAAGTTTGCCTTGATCAAATGAAAGCCATATCTCATACAATCCATTGACTCCTTGGAAGATCTTCAATCACTTTCATCCACCATCAAGATCCTGAAATTTCATCAAATTGCAGGAAATGTGAGTGACCTACCCCTTCTCCCAGGACACCACCAGCTAGAAAGAAAGCATCACATAAACCGAGGGAAgcatatttctcaaaaattgactACATTGAATCTCATGAGGCATCAAGAGCACAAGACTCTTAATCCAAGAAGGTTCTTTTGCAGCTATTCAGAAAGGTTGCTGCAATTTTTATCTGTAATCGCCTAAAGCCAAAATTTCAGGTTTAGTAAACTAAAAAGGTCCCAACCAAAAAGAAAAGCTTCACCTCCCCCATCCCTAGGGGCATCTATGGTTATGGGCCTCATGAACTGACAAAAAGGAaactaaattttgaattgattctGTATCATTCTGATCCAGCTGGGAAAGCAAAATAAAGCCAACTCTTACCCTATTTTCCAGTTGCATGcacaaaaaaaatgtcattcAAATAGCAATTTCTTTCATATGATTTTGGCATTGAGATAAGTAAAAAACAGaagttaaagaaaataataaatagaaacaGTTCCATTTTTCCTGACAAACAGAAGTATGGACAATTGAACCATCTCTTAACACAACGATGAGATAAAATGAACGAAGAAACAACGAAAAATCAATCCAACGAAACCCAGATTCCTTCGAATTTAATCGTCACGAAAACTTTTGATTGAAGGCGAGAAACATGGGCCGTAGATTCCTAAAGAGCATCCCCATtcgacaataataaaataaaaccaacttAATCAAGTCCAGATCAAGCAAACAacattaaataaatcattaccCCAAATGCTGACTGCTCATGAAAAATTGCaggaaagaaaaacaacagAAAGCAAAGCACTTGCAGCTCCAGAATTTCCTCAAAACGGGGACTTGGGAAACAAAAACGTCCATACAATTCATACAAACAAGCACCAGATTATCACTTTCAAATGCTAGCCCCTCCACCGAAAAACTAAAACGAAATAAGATCCAACAAATTCAGTGCCCTCCATTCCCCTACATTTTCTCTCAATCAGTTCAAAAACTGAAAAGAATAGAAGTATAATCATTTCAAGAATGTGAAAAAAGGAGAGTTAAAGAAAGGGAAAGCACGGATTGGAGAAATGAGTGCAAAGAGAGCAGAAACACTTTGAAGGTAACAAAAAAGGCGAAAAAGTGAAGTCCAATGTGAGATcaaaagaagtagaagaagaaaagatacCCGGAAACAGAGAGCTTTGGATTCAGTGATCCAAAATGAGAGTTCGCGGCAAATGTGGAGTACGAAAAAAGCCCTAGAACAAGTGAGGTTTCAGCTCAGGACCATCATCGGTGGCCaagcacagagagagagagagagagagagggagagggagagatgaGAGGAATATGCAGATTTCGctgtttctttctctctctaaaccatACATTACTAATGTATATAATACgtgaataatattaattattatttttaggttaACAGTAAAGTAAtagtaaatatatttaaattattttacctAAAACATATTATATTCTGATAACTTGGATAAAGACGAA is a window encoding:
- the LOC127787970 gene encoding serine/threonine-protein kinase D6PKL2-like, coding for MGSFSGASEIIEIEDEPGSARSSKLIHQEVYHKKSQKSPLLKPGSNNSLEDDINKLFEAIHLKQSPKSLHLSEQAGMESYRRKTLKKPIRVGVPHSPGFRFSEPVSLKEALRGLCISQASEMATMKRSLKSGSSPRISEASNIETFYRSHVVETGESSGSLNKVNAVGLETPQVVEEGMPTSSANLPKYLSSSGMKSSSHSAHSFSLATTEKGTTCAPVQNQIMPVTTEDWCQTSKKESVQEEKHAASPSLSCHNSGDSILQPKIKTSRSTHSSPQFALTTIEKGTRHTVIKNEIPVSKEVQSQILGLELLQEEKHAGLSSLLSHHTEGTIESHKISAPIEIGNKVSAPKSKLESKPQTIPSPSTAFKSNKGIKSTRKPPNSVKSVLRNKPVLKKNLKKDSTSVGSNKETAGNSDLSSSLLFCERCQCALTNVGNESNKDSPALSRTVIAQVSSGNMNSGGSKQGLASNKCSKRGSMVEKANNNLTTRDKGDFSQSSNSSLGEHSSSTSISEESKESNLSGSSFGNRPHMSKDLKWEAIQHVKKQQGFLGLGHFNLLRKLGSGDIGTVYLAELIGANCLFALKVMDNVFLARRKKLPRAQTEREILRILDHPFLPTLYAQFTSDNLSCLVMEYCPGGDLHVLRQKQPDRYFPEQAARFYVAEVLLALEYLHMLGVIYRDLKPENILVREDGHIMLTDFDLSLRCNVSPTLVKSSMEPPRMSGPCTGSSCIDPFCVEPYCKVTCFSPRLLPATAKARKLKTDLASQLRLLPQLVAEPTDARSNSFVGTHEYLAPEIIRGEGHGSAVDWWTFGIFLYELLYGRTPFKGAGNEETLTNVVLQNLKFPESPLVSFQVRDLIRGLLVKEPENRLGSEKGAAEIKQHPFFDGLNWALIRCTIPPQLPEVCDVGILNTASQDKGTKYLEYGAAGEHLEFELF